The following coding sequences lie in one Flavivirga spongiicola genomic window:
- a CDS encoding right-handed parallel beta-helix repeat-containing protein has translation MKNSKGFLLIILSSFFTIFSCDSNSEELQNELINNDEPRIPPSGPPPGTTYTITNGMTFSQLNTVLASASSGDIVEVEAGTYTISGRLNFRDGVSIKKKTSTTPIFDAQTTSPSEIFEQYIAVNNDNIDIFGIQFRNVRLKFVNANNTKFRYCIFDYGKRKSSTDKSYTSDAYIQLNNCTNIQVRGCVFKRRSGKSGRGIYTSGSTNTSITNNTFGNGGNTGYFVTAINDNSDGTTISGNTIERKASWVSTSETDHGIYAHSFDGLNITDNTISGWPTNASGGAIKARNGQNLTISNNTLSTSGILLYVYSNTPAHPFLKNVVIEGNTINVSSSANDIYHGIGYWRNTPSSSFSEYSIRIANNSLPNGRIKIGTPVVASNFNANNGGVFNNDKGAMTLPSGINNSGNY, from the coding sequence ATGAAAAATTCCAAAGGGTTTTTACTAATTATTTTATCTAGTTTTTTTACAATTTTTTCATGCGATTCTAATTCTGAAGAATTACAAAATGAATTAATTAATAATGATGAACCACGGATACCACCATCAGGACCACCACCAGGAACTACTTACACTATTACTAACGGCATGACGTTTTCACAATTAAATACTGTACTAGCATCAGCAAGTAGTGGAGATATAGTTGAAGTTGAAGCTGGTACTTATACTATTAGTGGAAGATTAAATTTTAGAGATGGTGTTTCTATTAAGAAGAAGACTTCAACAACACCTATTTTTGATGCTCAAACCACTTCGCCTTCTGAAATATTCGAGCAGTATATAGCAGTAAATAATGACAATATTGATATATTTGGTATACAGTTTCGTAATGTTAGATTAAAGTTTGTAAATGCTAATAACACCAAATTTCGTTATTGCATATTCGATTATGGTAAACGTAAATCAAGTACTGATAAAAGCTATACAAGTGATGCTTATATTCAGTTAAATAACTGTACAAATATACAAGTTCGAGGTTGTGTTTTTAAAAGGCGAAGCGGAAAAAGTGGGCGAGGTATTTATACTTCGGGAAGTACAAATACTAGCATTACTAACAATACATTTGGTAATGGTGGTAATACAGGGTATTTTGTAACAGCTATTAATGATAACAGTGACGGAACTACAATAAGTGGAAATACTATAGAAAGAAAAGCATCGTGGGTAAGCACTAGCGAAACAGATCATGGTATTTATGCGCATAGCTTTGATGGATTAAATATAACAGATAATACCATATCTGGGTGGCCAACAAATGCTTCAGGAGGAGCAATAAAAGCTAGAAATGGACAGAACCTTACAATTTCAAATAATACACTAAGCACATCTGGTATATTATTATATGTATATAGCAATACGCCTGCTCACCCATTTTTAAAAAATGTAGTTATTGAAGGAAATACCATTAATGTATCCAGTTCAGCTAATGATATATATCATGGTATTGGGTATTGGAGAAACACACCAAGTTCTAGCTTTTCAGAATACTCAATAAGAATCGCTAATAACAGCCTCCCTAATGGAAGAATTAAAATAGGAACACCAGTAGTGGCTTCTAATTTTAATGCAAATAATGGCGGTGTGTTTAATAATGACAAGGGCGCTATGACTTTACCATCAGGAATAAATAACTCAGGAAACTACTAA
- a CDS encoding FecR family protein, whose amino-acid sequence MSTPYILLLIERYIEKNISEDELIALNELLKNDENAKYFKNFVKDEYLLKTKNVNFNAEESFVKIKPRIVDKKVFFFKPLYKYTAAASILIIAALAYLLNVKNDEPQFTEPVIVNQSIKPGRGKATLTLEDGSVLELEKGTSIQTQNVNSNGEQIIYKSGERSSSEIAYNYLTIPRGGQFHLILSDGTEVWLNSESQLKYPVSFIKGEVRTVELIYGEAYFDVSPSSEHKGAEFKVINQFQEVEVLGTEFNVKAYKDESKVYTTLVEGKVAIDNGVTKQILIPNQQSKLDTENNSVTIVKVDVEGEVSWRKGVFSFERKTLKDIMKVLSRWYDVDIVFENEDLKSVNFNGILDKYQSLEEILLIMKSSSINNYEIKNKIITLK is encoded by the coding sequence ATGAGTACACCGTACATACTCCTCTTAATTGAGAGATACATAGAAAAAAATATTTCAGAGGATGAGTTAATAGCTTTAAACGAACTTCTGAAGAATGATGAAAACGCCAAATATTTTAAAAATTTTGTTAAAGATGAATATCTATTAAAAACCAAAAATGTAAATTTTAATGCTGAAGAATCGTTTGTTAAGATTAAACCAAGGATAGTAGATAAAAAAGTATTCTTTTTTAAGCCCTTATATAAATATACTGCTGCGGCATCTATTTTAATAATCGCAGCCTTGGCATACCTCTTAAATGTAAAGAATGATGAGCCTCAATTTACAGAACCAGTAATTGTGAATCAGAGCATTAAACCAGGAAGAGGAAAAGCAACACTTACTTTAGAAGATGGTTCTGTACTTGAATTAGAAAAGGGGACGTCTATTCAAACACAAAATGTTAATAGTAACGGTGAGCAAATTATATATAAATCTGGAGAGCGAAGTTCTTCAGAAATCGCGTACAATTATTTAACGATACCAAGAGGAGGCCAATTTCATTTAATTTTATCCGATGGAACCGAAGTATGGTTAAATTCGGAGTCCCAATTAAAATATCCAGTAAGTTTTATTAAAGGAGAAGTGCGCACAGTTGAACTTATTTATGGAGAGGCATACTTTGATGTATCACCGAGTTCAGAGCATAAAGGAGCAGAATTTAAAGTGATCAATCAATTCCAAGAAGTTGAAGTATTGGGTACAGAATTTAATGTTAAAGCTTATAAAGACGAAAGTAAGGTTTACACAACATTGGTAGAAGGTAAGGTAGCTATAGATAATGGTGTTACAAAACAAATACTAATTCCAAATCAACAATCAAAATTAGATACTGAAAATAATAGTGTTACTATAGTTAAGGTTGATGTTGAAGGTGAAGTTTCATGGAGAAAAGGAGTTTTTAGTTTCGAAAGAAAAACATTAAAAGATATTATGAAAGTATTATCTAGATGGTATGATGTAGATATAGTCTTTGAAAATGAAGATTTAAAATCGGTGAATTTTAATGGTATTCTGGATAAGTATCAAAGTCTAGAAGAAATTTTATTAATTATGAAATCTAGTTCAATAAATAATTATGAAATAAAAAATAAAATAATAACATTAAAATAA
- a CDS encoding alkaline phosphatase family protein: MNPVWLQRNKTRRNQVDALNKGKHDQWLEAKKARGNYKHMHLTMEYYSREDILFYYNLADVFTVFDQHFSSALVGTTTNRHFFWTGKLRVFNLFYHHFK, from the coding sequence ATAAATCCTGTATGGTTACAGAGAAACAAAACAAGGAGAAACCAAGTTGATGCTCTTAATAAAGGAAAACACGACCAATGGCTTGAAGCCAAAAAAGCCCGTGGCAATTACAAACATATGCACTTAACCATGGAATATTATTCTCGTGAAGATATTCTTTTTTATTACAATTTGGCCGATGTCTTTACCGTATTCGATCAGCATTTTTCTTCAGCGCTTGTAGGAACAACAACTAACAGGCATTTTTTCTGGACAGGAAAACTACGAGTTTTCAATCTTTTTTATCATCATTTTAAATGA
- a CDS encoding SusD/RagB family nutrient-binding outer membrane lipoprotein: MKNILKKTFVIVALLFFVFGCGVDMEELNTNPDGITSATPNVLATKLILDITRDDIGRTKGFMQPFMHDKYIAWSEFAQDLQYNNIGRTDFSELTRLIEAKKMVEGLEGFPEGTANSYKALAHFIRAYNYFKLTMKVGDVPYNEALKGEDEGLFTPVYDTQKTVIMGVLDELDMADQLFSNGASFDGDMIYGGDPVKWRKMVNSFQLKVLINLHKKTGDTDVRVVERFNQIVTSRPIFSSNADNFSLVYKNAAGQYYPFNEEGNPHSIYPMVSSELTDRLKNLGDYRLFYYAAPSSVQIGNGYTESDYEAYVGVNPAMEYGQTLDIFSSNDFSAINDRYLELPQGEPVYLLSYAQVQFILAEAAVRGWISNTAETNYENGIKASMSLVAENTPDNATYHHGRIMDATYIDNYYSTTPLVQLGGTTEEQIEQIITQKFLSGYLQSPNTAFFDNRRTGYPDFEVNPVTNLNIPSDKFPVRWMYPTSELESNTANVLAAISSQYSGNDDTNGVMWILQ, encoded by the coding sequence ATGAAAAATATTCTAAAAAAAACATTCGTTATAGTTGCATTACTCTTTTTCGTATTTGGGTGTGGTGTAGATATGGAAGAACTGAATACGAACCCAGATGGTATTACATCTGCTACGCCTAATGTATTGGCTACAAAACTAATTTTGGACATTACAAGAGATGATATAGGCAGAACGAAAGGATTTATGCAGCCTTTTATGCATGATAAATATATTGCTTGGTCAGAGTTTGCCCAAGACTTGCAATATAATAACATTGGTCGAACAGATTTTAGCGAATTAACAAGGCTTATTGAAGCAAAAAAGATGGTGGAAGGGTTAGAGGGGTTTCCTGAAGGCACTGCAAATTCATATAAGGCACTGGCGCATTTTATAAGGGCATACAATTATTTTAAGCTTACTATGAAAGTAGGTGATGTTCCATATAATGAGGCATTAAAAGGAGAAGATGAAGGGCTCTTTACTCCTGTATATGATACGCAAAAAACGGTAATTATGGGTGTTTTAGATGAGCTCGATATGGCAGATCAATTATTTAGCAACGGTGCATCATTTGATGGCGATATGATTTATGGTGGCGATCCTGTTAAGTGGCGAAAAATGGTTAATTCTTTTCAGTTAAAAGTGTTAATTAATTTACATAAAAAAACAGGAGATACAGATGTAAGAGTTGTAGAGAGGTTTAACCAAATAGTTACTAGCCGTCCAATTTTTTCATCAAATGCAGATAATTTTAGTTTGGTATACAAAAATGCCGCAGGTCAATATTATCCATTTAATGAAGAAGGAAACCCCCATAGTATTTACCCTATGGTGTCTTCTGAATTGACCGATAGGTTAAAAAATTTAGGTGATTACCGGTTGTTTTATTATGCGGCTCCCTCTTCTGTACAGATAGGCAATGGTTATACAGAATCGGATTATGAAGCTTATGTAGGTGTAAATCCTGCGATGGAATACGGCCAAACTTTAGATATTTTTTCGTCCAATGATTTTTCTGCTATTAATGATCGTTACCTTGAATTACCTCAGGGTGAGCCAGTTTATTTGTTAAGCTATGCTCAAGTACAGTTTATCCTTGCTGAAGCAGCTGTTCGTGGATGGATTTCCAATACTGCTGAAACTAACTATGAAAACGGGATTAAAGCATCTATGTCGTTGGTGGCAGAAAATACTCCAGACAATGCGACTTATCACCATGGAAGAATAATGGATGCAACTTATATAGATAACTATTACTCAACCACCCCTCTAGTTCAACTGGGAGGAACTACTGAAGAGCAGATAGAACAAATTATTACTCAGAAATTTTTGAGTGGCTATCTACAATCTCCAAATACTGCGTTTTTTGATAATAGACGTACGGGGTACCCAGATTTTGAAGTTAATCCAGTTACCAATTTAAATATTCCGTCCGATAAGTTTCCGGTACGTTGGATGTATCCAACATCAGAATTAGAAAGTAATACGGCCAATGTTCTTGCAGCTATTAGTAGTCAATATAGTGGTAATGACGACACTAATGGCGTTATGTGGATATTGCAATAA
- a CDS encoding SusC/RagA family TonB-linked outer membrane protein encodes MKIKLTDAHFLFRKGLLMIIMRTFIFLFFTITSALTPNNIVSQNSKIKIKEDKTLTVNEVFKLIKNQTDYRFFYEDELFKDFPKVRVKKGTISTNRLLRRSLSHGNLNIVVTSNNAILIKDKLTKPAVDEQRYHVSGTVIDNNGQPLPGVTVVVKGTPNGTTTDFDGNYEIELTNENSILVYSYIGFVTQEEVVGSRREINIKLSEDTQELEEVVITALGLERDKKALGYAVQEISGEQVQKVKTIDIATALTGKVAGLWIQNSTEFNEAPDIVLRGQNPLIVIDGVPYGNMKLEQVSPDDIESVNVLKGATASALYGSRGASGAIMVTTKKGGNEISVNTNNMFFAGYLALPETHHSYSAGLNGVYSATDYVWGQKLDIGIMADQWNPETKQIENMPLTSRGKNNFKDFLEPGIITNNNITFSSTGENGSIRTSLTHVYNKGQYPNLKSNKLIANVTGTLKLGNKVDISANLGYTRKDAPQTVGEGYSNQGYIYQILMWTGPEYELKKYRDYWITPDSEQNWHYNAWYDNPYLTAYEKIKSDERNMTNVNLTANYEVFKGAKLTGRVGYDFYSNEETRRNPPNINSTRGFNSRGMYWNKQNRGYSINTDLLLNYKKKDLLIKGFDIDVNTGFSMYKYEDQELFASTRGGIVVPGIYSLNNSVERPDADAWTRRKQVNSWLGIASLSYADAVFLDVTGRNDWSSTLATTENSYFYPSAAGSILISKWLKPSWLDLWKVRGSWTLSKKDLGVYETNVNYDVNVGTWGEGYSEASYTSTIKNAVVKPEVNRTWEIGTAAYFFKNRLNLDVAYYQSLNYDRQRSATISSASGFTSTLVNIDETIERRGLEISVNADIIRKEDFTWSVSANWAKSHRYLKELDPIYSADNLWTYAGARLDTYRIRPWLRDPQGNLIHDAGGRTIRSNFEEVIGYSDPDFIWGLTNTITWKNFNFHLSFDGRVGGLSNNRTNEKMWDTGSHPDSDNEWRYDEVVNGNTSYIGEGVKLVSGTATYDQYGNITADDRTYATNDIPISYQVYARRFGGGSFGATNPTYLKLREIAIGYSMPKKITEKIGLDSATIALTAQNVLLWTKEYRFADPDWNSDSDLTSPSQRFVGLNITLSTSTNNKNSKR; translated from the coding sequence ATGAAAATTAAATTAACTGATGCTCATTTTCTGTTTAGAAAAGGGCTCTTAATGATCATTATGAGGACATTTATTTTCTTGTTTTTTACAATAACCTCTGCCTTAACTCCTAACAATATTGTATCGCAAAACTCTAAGATTAAAATAAAAGAAGACAAAACATTAACGGTAAATGAAGTCTTTAAACTTATCAAGAATCAGACAGATTATAGGTTTTTTTACGAAGATGAATTATTCAAGGATTTTCCTAAAGTACGAGTAAAAAAAGGAACTATAAGCACAAATAGGTTACTAAGAAGAAGCTTGTCTCATGGTAATCTTAATATTGTAGTAACTTCTAATAATGCCATACTAATAAAAGATAAATTAACAAAACCTGCTGTTGATGAACAACGATATCACGTTTCAGGTACAGTTATAGATAATAATGGGCAACCTTTACCAGGTGTAACAGTTGTTGTTAAAGGTACACCAAATGGAACGACAACAGATTTTGATGGAAATTATGAAATAGAGTTGACCAACGAAAATTCGATTCTGGTATATAGTTACATTGGATTTGTTACGCAAGAAGAGGTTGTTGGAAGTAGAAGAGAAATTAATATAAAGCTTAGTGAAGACACGCAGGAGTTAGAAGAAGTAGTAATTACTGCTCTTGGTCTTGAACGAGATAAAAAAGCTTTGGGGTATGCCGTACAGGAAATTTCTGGTGAACAGGTTCAAAAGGTAAAAACTATAGATATAGCTACTGCATTAACTGGTAAGGTGGCTGGACTTTGGATACAGAATAGTACAGAGTTTAATGAAGCACCCGATATTGTATTAAGAGGACAAAACCCATTAATTGTAATAGATGGTGTACCTTATGGTAATATGAAATTAGAACAGGTTTCTCCTGATGATATTGAGAGCGTAAATGTTTTAAAAGGTGCCACAGCATCTGCTTTGTATGGGAGTAGAGGAGCTAGTGGAGCTATTATGGTTACGACCAAAAAGGGAGGAAACGAAATAAGTGTTAATACTAATAATATGTTTTTTGCAGGTTACTTAGCATTGCCAGAAACACATCATTCTTATAGCGCGGGATTAAATGGCGTTTATAGTGCTACCGATTATGTATGGGGGCAGAAATTGGATATAGGTATTATGGCCGATCAATGGAATCCAGAAACCAAGCAAATTGAAAACATGCCACTTACTTCTAGAGGTAAAAACAACTTTAAAGATTTTTTAGAACCTGGAATTATTACTAACAATAATATTACTTTTTCCAGTACGGGAGAGAATGGTTCTATTCGTACATCACTTACACATGTATATAATAAAGGGCAATATCCTAATTTAAAAAGTAACAAACTTATTGCTAATGTAACGGGGACACTTAAACTTGGCAATAAAGTTGATATTTCTGCTAATCTTGGTTATACCAGAAAAGATGCTCCTCAAACGGTTGGAGAGGGCTATAGTAATCAAGGATATATTTATCAAATTTTAATGTGGACGGGACCAGAGTATGAATTGAAAAAGTATAGAGATTATTGGATTACTCCAGATTCAGAACAAAACTGGCATTACAACGCTTGGTATGATAACCCTTATTTAACGGCTTATGAAAAGATAAAAAGCGATGAAAGGAATATGACCAATGTCAACTTAACTGCCAATTATGAGGTGTTTAAGGGGGCTAAACTTACAGGAAGAGTTGGATATGATTTCTATTCAAACGAAGAAACTAGAAGAAACCCTCCTAATATTAACTCAACTAGAGGGTTTAACTCTAGAGGAATGTATTGGAATAAACAAAATAGAGGTTATAGTATAAACACGGACCTTTTATTAAACTACAAAAAGAAAGATCTCTTAATAAAAGGGTTTGATATAGATGTCAATACAGGATTTTCAATGTATAAATACGAGGATCAGGAGTTGTTTGCTTCTACAAGAGGAGGTATAGTAGTACCGGGTATTTATTCTTTAAATAACTCTGTAGAACGTCCAGATGCTGATGCTTGGACTCGTAGAAAACAAGTGAATAGTTGGTTAGGGATTGCTTCACTTTCTTATGCTGATGCTGTCTTTTTAGATGTTACCGGGCGTAATGATTGGTCTTCGACCTTGGCAACTACCGAGAATTCTTATTTTTATCCATCGGCTGCAGGAAGTATTCTTATCAGTAAGTGGTTAAAGCCTTCTTGGTTAGATTTATGGAAAGTAAGAGGATCTTGGACACTTAGTAAAAAAGATTTAGGCGTTTACGAAACCAACGTAAATTATGATGTTAATGTAGGTACTTGGGGTGAAGGTTATTCTGAGGCCTCCTACACATCTACAATTAAAAATGCAGTAGTTAAGCCAGAAGTAAATAGAACTTGGGAGATTGGTACTGCAGCTTATTTTTTTAAAAACCGATTAAATTTAGATGTAGCCTATTATCAAAGTTTAAATTATGACCGCCAAAGGTCTGCTACCATTTCATCAGCATCAGGTTTTACAAGTACACTTGTGAATATTGATGAAACTATAGAAAGGAGAGGGCTTGAAATTTCTGTAAATGCAGATATTATAAGGAAAGAAGATTTTACTTGGTCTGTATCTGCCAACTGGGCTAAATCACATAGGTATTTAAAAGAATTAGATCCCATCTATTCTGCTGATAACTTATGGACTTATGCAGGTGCTCGATTAGATACCTATAGAATCAGACCTTGGCTTAGAGACCCACAAGGAAATCTCATTCATGATGCTGGAGGAAGAACGATACGAAGCAATTTTGAGGAAGTAATTGGTTATAGCGATCCAGATTTTATTTGGGGGCTTACAAATACCATTACATGGAAAAACTTTAATTTCCATTTAAGTTTTGATGGACGTGTTGGTGGGTTGTCCAATAATAGAACTAATGAAAAAATGTGGGATACAGGATCACATCCCGATTCTGATAATGAATGGCGCTACGATGAGGTGGTTAATGGTAATACATCGTATATTGGAGAAGGTGTTAAATTAGTGTCAGGTACTGCCACCTATGATCAATACGGGAATATTACAGCAGATGACCGTACATATGCAACAAATGATATTCCTATATCTTATCAAGTCTATGCAAGGCGATTTGGGGGAGGATCATTTGGTGCAACAAACCCAACTTACTTGAAGTTAAGGGAAATAGCTATTGGCTATTCAATGCCTAAAAAAATTACTGAAAAAATAGGCTTAGATAGTGCTACCATAGCACTTACAGCGCAAAATGTTTTATTATGGACTAAAGAATATAGATTTGCTGATCCTGATTGGAACAGCGATTCTGATCTAACTTCTCCATCTCAAAGATTTGTAGGGTTGAATATTACATTAAGTACATCTACTAATAATAAAAATTCTAAACGATAA